Proteins from one Streptosporangium becharense genomic window:
- a CDS encoding ferrochelatase has protein sequence MGTYDALLVVSFGGPEKPADVMPFLENVVRGRGIPRERLLEVEAHYQRFGGVSPINQQCRDLIAAVEPTVDLPVYWGNRNWHPYLEDTLRRMAADGVRRAAAFVTAAYSSYSSCRQYLDDIALARAAVEGAPEVVRLRHYFDHPGFVAAMADHTRDALDRLPAEHRDTARLVFTAHSIPLSMAATAGPDGGAYEAQLRRAASLVVAELGGGREWDLVWQSRSGAPHIPWLEPDVCDHLLQVDAPAVVLVPIGFVSDHMEVVYDLDVEAAETARKIGLPLTRAATAGTHPRFVAMVGELLAEPEPAACAADCCPAPPRRPGPRR, from the coding sequence ATGGGGACATACGACGCACTGCTCGTCGTCTCGTTCGGCGGGCCGGAGAAGCCCGCCGACGTGATGCCGTTTCTGGAGAACGTGGTACGGGGCCGCGGCATCCCGCGTGAGCGCCTGCTGGAGGTCGAGGCGCACTACCAGCGTTTCGGCGGCGTCAGCCCGATCAACCAGCAGTGCCGCGACCTGATCGCGGCCGTGGAGCCGACCGTCGACCTCCCGGTGTACTGGGGCAACCGCAACTGGCACCCCTACCTGGAGGACACCCTGCGGCGGATGGCCGCCGACGGGGTGCGCCGGGCGGCGGCCTTCGTCACGGCCGCCTACAGCTCCTACTCGTCCTGCCGCCAGTATCTGGACGACATCGCCCTGGCCAGGGCGGCGGTCGAGGGGGCGCCGGAGGTCGTCAGGCTCCGGCACTACTTCGACCACCCGGGCTTCGTCGCGGCGATGGCCGACCACACCCGCGACGCCCTCGACCGGCTTCCCGCCGAGCACCGCGACACGGCGCGGCTGGTCTTCACCGCGCACAGCATCCCGCTCTCGATGGCCGCCACGGCCGGGCCGGACGGCGGGGCGTACGAGGCGCAGCTGCGCCGCGCCGCCTCGCTGGTCGTCGCCGAGCTGGGCGGCGGCCGGGAGTGGGACCTGGTGTGGCAGAGCCGCAGCGGCGCCCCGCACATCCCGTGGCTGGAGCCGGACGTCTGCGACCACCTGCTCCAGGTCGACGCCCCCGCCGTGGTGCTGGTGCCGATCGGCTTCGTCTCCGACCACATGGAGGTCGTCTACGACCTCGACGTGGAGGCCGCGGAGACGGCCAGGAAGATCGGCCTTCCGCTGACCAGGGCGGCCACGGCGGGCACCCACCCGAGGTTCGTGGCGATGGTCGGCGAACTGCTCGCCGAGCCGGAGCCCGCGGCGTGCGCGGCCGACTGCTGCCCGGCTCCGCCCCGCCGCCCCGGCCCGCGCCGCTGA
- a CDS encoding S9 family peptidase produces the protein MTPFDDIRDYVGVPRATSLRLSPDGSRLVCVVQALNPDGRSYGTALWEVPLDGRRPHRLTRSVKGEAGAEFTASGDVLFGSRRPDPTVRDADEEVPALWLLPATAGEARQVASRPGGVTGFATGGRTVVFTSDVLPGDEATEAERRGRRKDAGISAILHEDHLVRYWDHDLGPGETRLFAGTLGDDERLSQVRDLTPQPGKALTSHASYDVTPDGATVVTTWGVPLPHGELRFELVAIETADGGARRVLAAGDGLDFGGPVKVSPDGRLVACVRGVHGAADRVPESALWIVDLATGEGRPAGGGLWPVDVAWAPDSRSLFVAADHLGRRPIFRVPADGSAPVRLTSDDAAYLSLGAGPDGSVYALRSAVDAAPAPVRVTADGRVERLASPVPAPEPPGTLTEVTATADDGTAIRAWLVLPEGASAENPAPFLLWVHGGPLASWNDWSWRWNPWIMARNGYAVLLPDPCLSTGYGPEMIRRGWADWGPRTYADLMAVTDAALELPEVDASRTAMMGGSFGGYMANWIAGHTDRFKAIVTHAALWNLGQFAGTTDGPMFWQREFGEPGGEAYDRLSPHAFLDRISTPMLVVHGDKDYRVPIGEGLRLWWDLRRSGVESKFLYFPDENHWVLKPGNVVVWYETVLAFLAQHVLGREWKRPESLS, from the coding sequence GTGACGCCATTCGATGACATCCGTGACTATGTCGGCGTGCCCCGGGCCACCTCCCTGCGACTGTCTCCCGACGGGAGCCGCCTGGTGTGCGTGGTCCAGGCCCTCAACCCCGACGGGAGGTCCTACGGGACCGCCCTGTGGGAGGTCCCCCTCGACGGCCGCAGGCCCCACCGGCTGACCAGGTCCGTCAAGGGCGAGGCCGGGGCGGAGTTCACCGCGTCGGGCGACGTGCTGTTCGGTTCGCGCCGCCCCGACCCGACGGTCAGGGACGCCGACGAGGAGGTCCCGGCGCTCTGGCTGCTGCCCGCGACGGCGGGCGAGGCCAGGCAGGTCGCCTCCCGGCCCGGTGGCGTCACCGGTTTCGCGACCGGCGGCCGGACGGTGGTCTTCACCTCCGACGTGCTCCCCGGCGACGAGGCGACCGAGGCCGAGCGACGCGGTCGCCGCAAGGACGCCGGGATCAGCGCGATCCTGCACGAGGACCACCTGGTCCGCTACTGGGACCACGACCTCGGTCCCGGCGAGACTCGGCTGTTCGCCGGCACCCTCGGCGACGACGAGCGGCTGTCCCAGGTCAGGGACCTCACCCCGCAGCCCGGAAAGGCGCTGACGAGCCACGCCTCCTACGACGTGACCCCGGACGGCGCCACGGTCGTGACGACCTGGGGCGTGCCGCTGCCGCACGGCGAGCTCCGCTTCGAGCTGGTCGCGATCGAGACGGCCGACGGCGGGGCCCGGCGGGTGCTGGCCGCGGGAGACGGCCTGGACTTCGGCGGCCCGGTGAAGGTCTCGCCCGACGGGCGGCTGGTGGCCTGCGTGCGCGGTGTCCACGGCGCCGCCGACCGCGTCCCCGAGTCCGCCCTGTGGATCGTCGACCTGGCCACCGGTGAGGGTCGTCCCGCCGGCGGCGGGCTCTGGCCGGTCGACGTGGCGTGGGCGCCCGACTCCCGGTCGCTGTTCGTGGCCGCCGACCACCTGGGCAGACGCCCGATCTTCCGGGTCCCGGCCGACGGTTCCGCCCCGGTGCGGCTCACCTCCGACGACGCCGCGTACCTGTCGCTCGGCGCCGGGCCCGACGGGTCGGTCTACGCGCTGCGCAGCGCGGTCGACGCCGCCCCCGCGCCGGTCCGGGTCACCGCGGACGGCAGGGTGGAGCGACTGGCCTCCCCGGTGCCCGCGCCGGAGCCGCCCGGCACGCTCACCGAGGTCACCGCGACCGCCGACGACGGCACGGCGATCAGGGCCTGGCTGGTGCTGCCCGAGGGCGCCTCGGCGGAGAACCCGGCCCCGTTCCTGCTGTGGGTCCACGGCGGCCCGCTGGCCAGCTGGAACGATTGGTCCTGGCGGTGGAACCCGTGGATCATGGCGCGGAACGGCTACGCCGTGCTGCTGCCCGACCCGTGCCTGTCCACCGGTTACGGCCCCGAGATGATCCGGCGCGGCTGGGCCGACTGGGGGCCCCGCACGTACGCCGACCTGATGGCGGTCACCGACGCGGCGCTGGAGCTGCCCGAGGTCGACGCCTCGCGGACCGCCATGATGGGCGGCTCGTTCGGCGGTTACATGGCCAACTGGATCGCCGGGCACACCGACCGGTTCAAGGCGATCGTCACGCACGCCGCGCTGTGGAACCTCGGCCAGTTCGCCGGCACCACCGACGGCCCCATGTTCTGGCAGCGCGAGTTCGGCGAACCGGGCGGCGAGGCGTACGACCGGCTCTCCCCGCACGCCTTCCTGGACCGCATCTCGACCCCGATGCTCGTCGTCCACGGCGACAAGGACTACCGGGTGCCGATCGGCGAGGGACTGCGCCTATGGTGGGATCTGCGGCGCTCGGGCGTGGAGTCGAAGTTCCTGTACTTCCCCGACGAGAACCATTGGGTGCTCAAGCCCGGCAACGTGGTGGTGTGGTACGAAACCGTACTCGCCTTCCTGGCCCAGCACGTGCTCGGGCGGGAGTGGAAGCGGCCGGAGTCGCTCTCGTGA
- a CDS encoding inositol monophosphatase family protein yields MIFGRLAEEIAREAGEMLLAKRPDRPQVLATKSSPTDVVTALDRACEELIRSRIRAVRPDDAILGEEGGQAGDGRVRWVVDPIDGTVNFLYGIPDWAVSIAVEADGEVIAGAVNVVPRGEVFTAVKGGGAWLAGERLRCNAGVPLEQALIATGFGYDSGRRRVQAEVLGQVLPRVRDIRRGGSAASDLCSVAAGRVDGYYERGLNAWDHAAGGLVAAEAGARVGGLAGRPGGSELLLCAAPELFEELHDLLLPLDPERDA; encoded by the coding sequence GTGATCTTCGGTCGGCTGGCCGAGGAGATCGCCCGGGAGGCCGGGGAGATGCTCCTGGCCAAGCGGCCGGACCGGCCGCAGGTGCTGGCCACCAAGTCCAGCCCCACCGACGTGGTGACCGCCCTCGACCGGGCCTGTGAGGAGCTGATCAGGTCCCGGATCAGGGCGGTCAGGCCCGATGACGCGATCCTCGGTGAGGAGGGCGGTCAGGCGGGCGACGGCAGGGTCCGCTGGGTGGTCGACCCGATCGACGGGACGGTCAACTTCCTGTACGGGATCCCCGACTGGGCGGTCAGCATCGCGGTCGAGGCCGACGGCGAGGTGATCGCCGGCGCGGTCAACGTCGTGCCCCGCGGCGAGGTGTTCACCGCGGTGAAGGGCGGAGGAGCCTGGCTGGCGGGGGAGCGGCTGCGCTGCAACGCCGGGGTCCCGCTGGAGCAGGCGCTGATCGCCACCGGGTTCGGCTACGACAGCGGGCGGCGCCGGGTGCAGGCGGAGGTCCTCGGCCAGGTGCTGCCGCGGGTGCGCGACATCCGCCGGGGCGGCTCCGCCGCCTCCGACCTGTGCTCGGTGGCCGCCGGCCGGGTGGACGGCTACTACGAGCGGGGCCTGAACGCCTGGGACCACGCGGCCGGTGGGCTCGTCGCCGCGGAGGCCGGGGCCAGGGTCGGCGGCCTGGCGGGCAGGCCCGGCGGCTCCGAGCTCCTGCTGTGCGCGGCGCCGGAGCTGTTCGAGGAGTTGCACGACCTGCTGCTGCCACTCGACCCGGAACGCGACGCCTGA
- a CDS encoding response regulator transcription factor encodes MRVLVVEDERVLADAIATGLRREAMAVDVAYDGAGALERTGYIDYDVIVLDRDLPKVHGDEVCRRLVADRTASRILMLTASGDVDDKVEGLGLGADDYLAKPFVFIELVARVRALGRRSAPALPPVLERNGVRLDPGKRLVTRDGVEVSLTKKEFAVLEELLRAEGAVVSQEDLLDKAWDENIDPFTNVVRVTMMTLRKKLGEPQVIETVPGVGYKL; translated from the coding sequence GTGCGAGTGCTTGTGGTTGAGGACGAGAGAGTGCTCGCCGACGCGATCGCGACCGGGCTACGGCGCGAGGCCATGGCGGTGGACGTCGCCTACGACGGCGCGGGCGCGCTGGAGCGGACCGGCTACATCGACTACGACGTCATCGTCCTGGACCGGGACCTGCCCAAGGTCCACGGCGACGAGGTCTGCCGCCGCCTGGTGGCCGACCGGACGGCCTCGCGGATCCTCATGCTGACCGCGTCCGGCGACGTCGACGACAAGGTGGAGGGCCTGGGGCTGGGGGCCGACGACTACCTGGCCAAGCCCTTTGTGTTCATCGAGCTGGTGGCGCGGGTGCGGGCGCTCGGCCGCCGTTCGGCTCCGGCGCTGCCGCCGGTGCTGGAGCGCAACGGCGTCCGGCTCGACCCGGGCAAGCGGCTGGTGACCAGGGACGGCGTCGAGGTCTCGCTGACCAAGAAGGAGTTCGCGGTCCTGGAGGAGCTGCTGCGCGCCGAGGGTGCGGTGGTCAGCCAGGAGGACCTGCTGGACAAGGCGTGGGACGAGAACATCGACCCGTTCACCAACGTGGTGCGCGTCACCATGATGACCCTGAGGAAGAAGCTGGGCGAGCCTCAGGTGATCGAGACGGTGCCCGGGGTCGGATACAAGCTGTGA
- a CDS encoding sensor histidine kinase produces the protein MFAPAGRPPESVPTHPMISPHSERGARRGEQPAPVPSPAEEGREKGGVAPPPTGQPVWDGPPPVGAVPPHQTPLDRLRSIVDRVSIRWRLTITYAVLFFVAGALLMLVIYLMVGWALDTAWPDFPVNMDSLLSAEEVRQVERAWYWQQHAAISQTRRDLLLRSLLALGGVGILAVIIGYVVADRALKPIQQMTATAQRLSGSTLAHERIDLQGPDDELKELADTFDAMLTRLNVAFDTQRRFVANASHELRTPLTINRTVLEIALSDPEASADLKALGRTLLEVNARNERLIEGLLLLARSERELSVRKPVDMKEVAQTAVEQLASRAEEAGVTVTAELRSAETVGDPVLLERCVSNLVENAIKHNLPESGHLWVRTGMVEGALVVQVANTGPHIPAYEVNSLFEPFRRLNADRVDSAKGAGLGLSIVRAVVRAHGGNVTAVPRDGGGLVVTVRLQSR, from the coding sequence ATGTTCGCCCCGGCGGGCCGGCCGCCGGAGTCGGTGCCGACCCACCCGATGATCAGTCCGCACTCCGAGCGGGGTGCCCGCCGGGGTGAGCAGCCCGCCCCCGTCCCTTCCCCCGCCGAGGAGGGCCGGGAGAAGGGGGGTGTGGCGCCGCCGCCGACCGGCCAGCCCGTGTGGGACGGCCCGCCGCCGGTGGGCGCCGTCCCGCCGCACCAGACCCCGCTGGACCGGCTGCGCTCGATCGTCGACCGGGTCAGCATCCGCTGGCGGCTCACCATCACCTACGCCGTGCTGTTCTTCGTGGCGGGCGCGCTGCTCATGCTCGTCATCTACCTGATGGTCGGCTGGGCACTCGACACGGCCTGGCCCGACTTCCCGGTCAACATGGACAGCCTGCTGTCCGCCGAGGAGGTGCGCCAGGTCGAGCGGGCGTGGTACTGGCAGCAGCACGCCGCCATCTCCCAGACGCGCAGGGACCTGCTTCTCCGCTCGCTGCTGGCCCTGGGGGGCGTCGGCATCCTGGCCGTGATCATCGGTTACGTCGTCGCCGACCGGGCGCTCAAGCCGATCCAGCAGATGACCGCGACCGCCCAGCGGCTGTCCGGCTCCACGCTCGCCCACGAGCGGATCGACCTGCAGGGCCCCGACGACGAGCTCAAGGAGCTGGCCGACACCTTCGACGCCATGCTGACCAGGCTGAACGTGGCCTTCGACACCCAGCGCAGGTTCGTGGCCAACGCCTCCCACGAGCTGCGCACCCCGTTGACGATCAACCGGACGGTCCTGGAGATCGCCCTGTCCGACCCCGAGGCGTCCGCCGACCTCAAGGCGCTGGGCCGCACCCTCCTGGAGGTCAACGCCCGCAACGAGCGCCTGATCGAGGGCCTGCTGCTGCTGGCCCGCAGCGAGCGAGAACTGAGCGTGCGCAAGCCGGTGGACATGAAGGAGGTGGCCCAGACCGCCGTCGAGCAGCTCGCCTCGCGGGCGGAGGAGGCCGGTGTCACGGTGACGGCCGAGCTCCGCAGCGCGGAGACCGTCGGCGACCCGGTGCTCCTGGAACGCTGCGTGTCCAACCTCGTGGAGAACGCCATCAAGCACAACCTTCCCGAGTCCGGACATCTATGGGTCCGGACGGGAATGGTGGAGGGTGCACTGGTTGTTCAGGTGGCCAACACGGGGCCGCACATCCCCGCGTACGAGGTGAACAGCCTGTTCGAGCCGTTCCGGAGGCTCAACGCCGACCGCGTCGACTCTGCCAAGGGAGCGGGGCTCGGGCTGTCGATCGTCCGCGCGGTCGTGCGTGCCCACGGGGGCAACGTGACCGCCGTGCCGCGTGACGGCGGCGGCCTGGTGGTCACGGTGCGACTCCAGTCGCGCTGA
- a CDS encoding DUF4193 domain-containing protein, with translation MATDYDSPRKTDDDLNEDSLQELQARRTDKSSGSIDIDETDLAESLELPGADLSNEELSLRVIPRQADEFTCARCFLVHHRSQLAVERNGQQICRECAA, from the coding sequence ATGGCTACCGATTACGACAGCCCGCGCAAAACTGACGACGACCTCAACGAGGACAGTCTTCAGGAACTGCAGGCACGCCGTACCGACAAGTCGTCGGGCAGCATCGACATCGACGAGACCGATCTCGCCGAGTCACTCGAGCTGCCCGGTGCGGACCTGTCGAACGAGGAGCTCTCGCTCCGGGTGATTCCTCGTCAGGCCGACGAGTTCACCTGTGCGCGTTGTTTCCTCGTGCACCACCGCAGCCAGCTCGCCGTGGAGAGGAACGGCCAGCAGATCTGCCGGGAGTG